A single window of Coffea eugenioides isolate CCC68of chromosome 7, Ceug_1.0, whole genome shotgun sequence DNA harbors:
- the LOC113778127 gene encoding uncharacterized protein LOC113778127 → MAGTSGSLQHNQSLTSFYTALDPNSLILSQFFNSDQPQMLKLTTTESFFMERGPRYKDYAALRESRLRMKSMQQPILEEEELILTPPKKQVKFQGIFATPPKRPKGTSTSSVLTQSVPDFSSALRKENRKPPPLPTLPPTMEKSVTPPLRSKSGNSGRFDGIMGKLGGSKSVNSGEKRSGGLMARKSYASMEDLRGLASDARNAINAENRGGRIGRGIGKTVLGYRQF, encoded by the coding sequence ATGGCAGGGACCTCTGGCTCTCTGCAACACAACCAATCTCTCACTTCTTTCTACACTGCCCTTGATCCAAACTCCTTAATCCTCTCCCAATTCTTTAATTCTGATCAGCCTCAAATGCTGAAATTGACTACTACCGAGTCTTTTTTCATGGAAAGAGGGCCGAGATATAAAGACTATGCTGCTCTCAGAGAATCAAGGCTGAGAATGAAGAGTATGCAGCAGCCAATTCTTGAAGAAGAGGAATTGATTCTAACCCCACCAAAGAAACAGGTCAAATTTCAAGGGATTTTTGCTACACCACCAAAAAGGCCAAAAGGGACATCAACATCCTCTGTCTTGACTCAATCTGTTCCCGATTTTTCATCGGCACTGAGGAAAGAGAACCGGAAGCCGCCACCGTTGCCTACTCTGCCACCTACAATGGAGAAGTCAGTGACCCCTCCGTTGCGGTCGAAAAGCGGGAACTCTGGGAGGTTTGATGGGATTATGGGGAAGCTGGGAGGGAGTAAGTCTGTGAATTCAGGGGAGAAAAGGAGTGGAGGATTGATGGCTAGGAAGAGCTATGCAAGTATGGAGGATTTGCGAGGGTTGGCTTCTGATGCAAGAAATGCTATCAATGCAGAAAACAGGGGAGGAAGGATTGGAAGAGGAATCGGCAAGACTGTTTTGGGCTATAGGCAGTTTTGA